From the genome of Anopheles moucheti chromosome 3, idAnoMoucSN_F20_07, whole genome shotgun sequence, one region includes:
- the LOC128301551 gene encoding palmitoyltransferase ZDHHC3-A encodes MAFVKDPCGIVCVLVTYMAVLYADYVVTHWIILQTMPNSLWAPFHVVAFNTIVFLLAMAHLKAVLLDPGTVPLPQIRIDFSDLHSEKNYGHEREEWTMCTRCETYRPPRAHHCRICKRCIRRMDHHCPWINNCVGERNQKYFLQFLMYVCALAVYSIFLIVISWLYPCEDCHTDVTQAQSRMMHSVLLLLESALFGLFVIAIMVDQMHAILYDETAVEAVQQKGPYRIHRPKMALLAEVCGRGHPMLWMLPCTSLNRKHHDVPLLSHDV; translated from the exons ATGGCTTTCGTCAAAGATCCCTGCGGTATTGTTTGCGTGCTGGTCACCTATATGGCTGTCCTGTACGCAGACTATGTGGTAACGCATTGGATAATTCTGCAAACAATGCCCAACAG TCTTTGGGCACCGTTTCATGTGGTGGCGTTCAATACGATCGTGTTCCTGCTGGCTATGGCTCATCTGAAAGCGGTACTGCTCGATCCGGGAACGGTTCCGTTGCCCCAAATCCGTATTGATTTTTCCGACCTTCACTCAGAGAAAAATTACGGCCACGAGCGGGAAGAATGGACGATGTGCACACGGTGTGAAACGTACCGACCGCCAAGGGCACACCACTGCCGCATCTGTAAACGGTGCATCCGGCGCATGGATCATCACTGTCCGTGGATTAACAATTGTGTCGGCGAGCGAAACCAGAAATATTTCCTCCAGTTCCTTATGTACGTTTGCGCACTTGCCGTTTATTCGATCTTTCTGATCGTGATCTCGTGGTTGTATCCGTGCGAAGACTGTCATACGGATGTGACGCAAGCCCAGAGCCGGATGATGCACAGCGTACTGCTGTTACTTGAATCGGCCCTGTTTGGGCTATTCGTAATAGCGATCATGGTCGATCAGATGCATGCGATACTGTACGACgagacggcagtagaggcggtcCAGCAAAAGGGCCCATACCGGATCCATCGGCCAAAGATGGCCCTGCTGGCAGAGGTTTGTGGCCGTGGACATCCCATGCTATGGATGCTGCCCTGTACCAGCCTCAACCGAAAACATCACGATGTGCCGTTACTGAGCCATGATGTGTAA
- the LOC128300748 gene encoding signal transducing adapter molecule 1 — translation MSLFGTSSTLNADIEKTTSENNTTENWGLILDICDRVNNGSATPKDCLKCIIKRLNSLNPHVVMKAITLLDACVNNCGKQFHLEVASREFETEFKKLLQKSQPKVTTKLKLTLKRWAEDVFKSDPQLDLIPSLYKKLREEGHDFSDPSATPKRETTLSKDPNVVSSQQEEDDIAKAIELSLKEVKNTQSPKMMSSSGTTATSLYPSALLSTAPVVEPRKVRALYDFEAAEDNELTFQAGEIIMVLDDSDPNWWKGQNQRGEGLFPSNFVTADLSVEPESLSAATGVKGTKKSVQFSDEQKLDGDKDGQQKQLQSVTVEINEEKIDRLLHLIHEADPEDPSQDTEEMLQLEQLVNQMGPMIDAELERVDRKHAQLTQLSSDLVDAINLYHNLMREPDRSAMMSMGGAAGGYGAPGAYVGGPMNPMYGMPAMYQSLPGVGMYPMAPGGPPSMPGYNMAHLRHDMSQMNVGTMQQFPTPQQQQPSQTAMHHHHQPHPAQGGSMQTVSQNGPTTNGMLSQVAPTTSLAGIGSQQSTTTVAPQTMPNMTGGAPMPPQHGVIPQGFANPTSPPPVGMAGPSSHHQLQQAPTNPNQHPLPQMRPTGQPPVSYSSYVPQQPQQQTQPAVSQTVQQNAAPQGMQPGVGAVPVTGGPPSTSTQPVQPNLNHHHHPTQHLPMNMQPSHFPPASGALPAHQQQQQQQFMPQMGPPMGNFAPMGGPMNMFPPGGPGGVGGPLSINTNHTGPQNIPIYQQQR, via the exons ATGAGTCTGTTTGGGACGTCGTCTACACTCAACGCAGATATAG AGAAAACTACCAGTGAAAACAATACGACGGAAAATTGGGGACTTATATTAGACATCTGTGACCGTGTAAACAATGGATCAGCGACACCGAAGGATTGCCTAAAATGCATAATAAAAAGATTAAATTCACTTAATCCTCATGTGGTTATGAAAGCGATCACG CTTCTCGATGCATGCGTTAATAATTGTGGCAAACAGTTTCACCTGGAAGTCGCCTCCCGAGAGTTTGAGACGGAGTTCAAGAAGCTGTTGCAGAAAAGTCAACCTAAAGTGACTACG AAGCTAAAGCTGACCCTCAAACGTTGGGCAGAGGATGTGTTCAAGTCCGATCCGCAGCTCGATCTGATACCTTCGCTGTATAAAAAGCTGCGCGAAGAGGGGCATGATTTTAGCGATCCATCCGCAACACCAAAGCGCGAAACGACGCTCAGCAAAGATCCGAACGTCGTGTCTAGTCAGCAAGAGGAAGATGACATTGCGAAAGCGATCGAACTTTCATTGAAGGAAGTCAAGAACACGCAATCGCCGAAAATGATGTCATCGTCAGGAACG ACCGCTACGTCTTTGTATCCTTCCGCTTTGTTATCCACGGCACCGGTTGTCGAACCGCGAAAG GTGCGCGCGTTGTATGATTTCGAAGCGGCCGAAGATAACGAGCTAACGTTTCAAGCAGGAGAAATCATTATGGTTCTGGATGATTCCGATCCAAACTGGTGGAAGGGACAGAACCAACGCGGCGAGGGTCTTTTCCCATCCAACTTTGTTACGGCAGATCTGTCCGTGGAGCCGGAATCCCTTTCTGCGGCAACTGGAGTAAAGGGTACGAAAAAGAGTGTGCAATTTTCGGACGAGCAAAAGCTGGACGGAGATAAGGATGGACAGCAGAAGCAGCTACAGTCGGTGACGGTTGAAATTAATGAAGAAAAGATTGATCGTTTGCTGCATCTGATACACGAAGCCGACCCGGAAGATCCTTCCCAGGACACGGAGGAAATGTTGCAGCTCGAGCAGCTTGTCAACCAAATGGGGCCGATGATTGATGCGGAGTTGGAGCGGGTCGATCGTAAGCATGCCCAGTTAACGCAGCTCAGCAGCGATCTGGTGGATGCGATTAATCTGTACCACAATCTGATGCGCGAACCGGACCGTTCGGCGATGATGTCGATGGGAGGTGCTGCGGGTGGCTATGGTGCGCCCGGTGCATATGTGGGCGGACCAATGAATCCAATGTACGGTATGCCGGCCATGTACCAGAGCCTACCGGGCGTGGGTATGTATCCCATGGCACCGGGAGGACCACCATCGATGCCGGGATACAACATGGCCCATCTTCGGCACGATATGTCGCAGATGAATGTTGGCACGATGCAACAGTTTCCCAcgccacaacagcaacagccatCACAAACGGCGatgcaccatcaccaccagcctCATCCGGCACAGGGTGGATCTATGCAGACAGTCTCGCAAAATGGTCCAACCACAAACGGGATGCTTTCGCAGGTTGCACCGACCACATCGTTGGCTGGAATTGGCAGCCAACAATCAACCACGACGGTTGCTCCACAGACGATGCCAAATATGACCGGAGGGGCGCCGATGCCCCCGCAGCACGGGGTGATACCGCAAGGTTTTGCCAATCCCACGTCGCCCCCTCCAGTCGGTATGGCCGGTCCTTCGTCGCACCATCAACTGCAGCAAGCGCCAACAAACCCAAACCAGCATCCGCTTCCCCAAATGCGACCAACTGGCCAGCCTCCTGTCAGCTATTCCAGCTACGTTCCtcagcaaccgcaacagcaaACCCAACCGGCAGTGTCTCAAACCGTACAGCAAAATGCCGCACCGCAAGGAATGCAACCGGGTGTTGGTGCGGTGCCCGTTACGGGCGGACCACCCTCAACGTCCACCCAGCCGGTCCAACCGAACCtgaaccatcaccatcatccaaCCCAACATTTACCGATGAATATGCAGCCGAGTCATTTTCCACCCGCTTCTGGTGCACTGCCAGcccatcaacaacagcaacagcagcagttcaTGCCTCAGATGGGCCCGCCGATGGGAAATTTCGCTCCCATGGGTGGTCCAATGAATATGTTCCCTCCCGGTGGACCCGGTGGTGTCGGTGGACCTTTGTCGATCAACACAAACCATACGGGACCCCAAAACATTCCCATTtatcagcagcagcggtaA